The sequence below is a genomic window from Bernardetia sp..
GTTTCTTTCAAGAGAAATGAAAAAACGAAGACAAGAGGAAATACAAAAGATATTAGTTTCATAAGAAGACTTCAATTTTTTCAGTCAGAATTTCGATAAGCTCTTCATCCATATATTCATATTCGTCTGGAATATGTAGAACTTCGATTGTTGGAATTTCTAAGTGAGAGTATAGCTTTTTGATTTTCTGTTTTTGGTCTTTTTCCATTACCAAAATCAAATTTGCCCACTCAACATCTTTCTCGGTGATTTTACGATTACTCTTCGGACTCACTCCCACCGAACGAACGGCAAAACGATTGTCATTTTTAAAAATGAATTCGGCTGTTCGGCTGCGTTTTTTGTTTTTACCACAAACCACTAAAAAATTGGGTCTTTCTTTCATTATTTATTTACTAATTCCATAAAAAAGAGTGAAAAAGGCAGAGGGATAGATTTGTTTGTTTTCTGCTAGTCCCATAATCTCAATTTCTTTTGAATAAGCATCTATCATCATCCCAGCTTCAAATCCGACTTGTGAGCCTTTGAAGGCACTAAACTCTAGTGCAAGAGAGGTCTTTAGGCTTGCTCCTAATTGAATATTTGCATCTGTAAGGCGTTGTGCAAAAGAGCCTGTTCCCACAACAGCTTCAAATGAAGTGTGTACTTCTGGGTCGTACTGTTCTGTTCTGATAGTTTCATTTGCAAACTGATAATCAATAATATAGGGCGCAACTATTCCGATGGTTGGTCCTATAGCTCCGATAGCATTGACTTGTATTCCACGCTCTTCTGCCTTTCTAAACAGAACAAATTCTCTACCATATTGAGGACGCAAAACATAGAGGAAATTACGCTTTCCTGGAGTGAAAAACTCTCCTGTTATTCTGCTGGCTCTGCGCTGCTCTTTTGGGTGTCTAACATCTACCAACTCTAAGGAAAAACTATGATACATTGTTTCTGTAATTGCTTTTGAATAACGAAAAGCAAAACCTCCGATAAGCCCAGACTGTGTGTTTAGATTCAGACCATACACAAATTGAGTTTCATAGCTAAAATCATCTGTATTATTCTGTGAGAATGAAGAAAAGCTAAACAATAAGGCAAGTAAAAGTAATGTGAAAAATTTCATATAATAAATGATTGTGGTTTTAGAGGTATAGTTGCCACTGACGAGATATAACTTCTTATAAATGAATTAAATTAATAATCGGAAAAGTAATTTTGTTATTACACAACTTAGAAACTATCATTGTGTTTGTTGAGTACATAAAATACTATGAAGCTATCAAATTTCACTAAAAATTAAAGAAATAGAATAGTATTTGCTTATTTTGCTACAAAATATAGCCTGTCTAACCCTTATATAAATAAAAATAGAACTACTATGATGTGTAAAGTTAATCATTTTTGTAAATTTTTTGCTTTTGTTGTCTGTCTTTCATTATATGGTAAAGTCTTGGGGCAAACAGTTATTTCTGATGAAGAACGCAAATTATTTACTACCATAGAAAGTTTTGAACCACTGGGAATTATCTATGAAAATGCAAGTGCTGGTGAGGAGATAGAAAAGGAAGATTATGGCGATGGTTCTTTGCTATACACTTATGAATTTGAAGATGCTGACTTGTGGTTACACGAACTTTTATGGGTAGAATCTTCTGCACAGGCAGCTAACTTTACGTATGAAGCATACGGAGAAGCCAGTAAAACTTACCTTTCAGAAGGACTTCAACTTTCAGCCTTTAGAGTATTGCCCCTCTCTAATGTAAATGCCGATGTCGTAGTAGCAGATGTGTATAATGAAAGTCAAAAGAAAGTGGGAGCTATTGTTCGTTTTAAGGAAAGAAATGTTAGTGGAATGTTGATTATGATAGGAATTGATTTTCAAGAACAAGTAATGACAAAGTTCCTAAACACAGAAATACAACAAATGAGCAAGACGTGTTCAGAACTTTCTCTTTGGAAATAGAAAGCCAATCATTTTATTTACAAATCATTTTGAGAAATAATACTTGGGTCAATGATAAAAAAGTCTATACATTCTTTTCCATTAAAATCTACCTTTTGAGCATATTCCCAAACCGTTTTGATTTTCTTATCCTTCGTAACTACTCTGAATGAAGCCGAATAACTATCACTTTTAGCTAGTTTTTCTTTTGTAACCTGTGCTAGTTTTGGTATATCTTCTTTGTGGATGAAGCCACCAAATCCGTTCTTTTTTATAAAATTAGCATCATAACCAATCAGCTCTTCTCCAAACTCATTGACATATACAATGTCTAATTTTTTTCCTAAAGTAGCACGCCCTACAAGTGCTGGAATTTCGTCTAAAATACTAAGTAGAGATTCTAAAAATTTTTCTCTTTGTTCTAGTTCTACTTGGTTTTTTTCTAGCTCATCTATATTTTTCTGAATGAGCTTTTCTTGTTGCTTTTGTGTGGTAATGTCATCACTCACTGCTGTTATTTTTGTAACCTCATTGTTTTGGTCGTGTATAGGAATATAGAAAGTTTTGAGGAAAATAATAGAACCATCTGCTGCTTTGACTTTTACTATTCGCTCAGTATAATCTCCTTCTATGGTTTCTTTCCAAAGATGTTCGAAGGTTTCATTTCCTTCCAATTCTTCAAAATCTGAATAGCTATGTCCGATGACTTCAGACTCGTCGTATCCCGTAATTTTTTCACATAGTTCATTGACACTTAAAATCGTTCCTTTCTCATCAAAATCAATAATAACATTGAAGTCATTAATAAAATTGTGAAAATCTTTAAACTCTTTTGTCTTACGGTCTAATTCTTCTTGCGTGTTTTGTAAATATTCCATACTGATACGCATTTCTTCTTCTTGAGCCGTCATTTGCTCCAATAGGTTTTCAAGCTCTATTTGTTGTTTTTTAGATTCAGTAACATCATAGCTGAGTTTTGTAACCTTAGCAAGCTCATTTTTTGAATTAAGCGTCGGAGTATAACTTCCTCTTACCCAAACTGTTTTTCCTGTGCTATACATTCGTTTGAATGTTCCTTCAACAGTTTCTCCTTGACGTAATTTTTTCCATAAATCTAAATATTCTTCAGTAAGAACTGTTCCTTTTTCTACTAAATCAGAGTGATATTTTCCTTCTAAATCTTCTTTTTTCTCATAGCCCATAATCTTCAAAAAGTTTTCATTGACTTGAAGAATCTGTCCTTCGCTATCCATTTCTAACATTGCTACTGAATTATCAATAGCTCGTAATTGTTCTTGATTCTGACGACTTACTGTTGTTGCTTTTTCCCTAGCTTCTTCAGTTTCTTTGAGTAGGCGTTTGAGCCTAGCATCTTGCTTCATTTGGCGAGTGATATTGAGACCAATAGCAATATATTTGTAGATTTGCTCATTTTTATCTCGTACAGGAGCAATAGTTAGGTCAATCCACGCAGAACTTTTATCTGGTCGTTTGTTTTTAAAGACCAAATGTCCGATTTCTCCGAGCTGAACTTGCGCCCAAACTCGTTCCCAAGACTGTAAGTGTTCTTTATCATCTATAAGTTGTGCTAGTTTTATTCCATCCAAATCATCTTCATATCTGCGTATAGCATCAGAAACTCGTTCATTAGATGAGATAATTCTTCCTTGTGTATCTAATTGAATAAGCAAAGCAGAAAGATTGAGAGCTTCTAACTGCGCTGTAACCTCATTTTTTATATATTCTGTCTCACGCATCTGCTTGGCAAGTTCTTCTTGTGTACTGGTCAGTTCTTCTACATTTTGACGCATTTCTTCTTCTTGTGAGGCAATTTGTTCTGCATATTCTTGAGATTCCTCTAACAAACGCTTATTGTCTTCTTGTGAGCGAAGGGCTATCATAGTAGCAGCAATACGGCTTGAAATTTCCTCTAAGAAGCTACGTTCGTGTTGAGACAAAGGACGTAAAAGAGCAATTTCCAACACTCCTACCAAATTTTCACGAAGTTGTAGTGGCAAAAGCATCAGACCTTGTGGAGGAGCTTCGCCAATAGCAGATTTTATCTTAAAGAAATGAGGAGGAGGGTTTTTAAGGTAAATAGGGTCTTTAGATTCGGCAACCTGCCCCACTAAGCCATCTCCAATGAGAATTTTTTGGTCTAGCTTTTCTATATCATCATACGCATACGCTGCTGTGGCTTTCAGATAAGGTTCGTGTTTGAAAGAATCTTTATGTAAAGAATAAAAAATGCCTTGATGCGCTCCTAAATACGAAACGACTTTGTTCAGAACTTGTTGAGAAAGCATAGTAATAGATTCACTAGAAACCAAAATGTCACTAATTTGTGCTACTCCATCACTTCGCCATTTGTTTAGTCTTTCGTTTTCTACAAATGATTTCAAGCTATTTCTCATATTCAGAAGAGCTTCTCCCATTACATCGTTTTCAGCAGGAACAAACTCTGAATCTAGCTCACCTTCTGCAATCTTATTGGCAAATGCCAAATTGCCCGAAAAATTGAGTTGTTCGTTGAGGTAAATCTTATTTCTTGCATCTTGGTCGGTTTGTTTTTTCAAATAGCCAGCAAAAAATATGGCTACAAAAAGCTCTGCAGCTCCTAACAGGCAGCCAAAAAAGGCTACTTGTGAATCTAAGTTTTCTACATTGAGGAAATATTCTTTTATGTTAGCTTGTCCGAATACGCTATATAAAGCAAAGCAAATCAAAATATAAGCCCCTATAAGTGAGGCATAAAAAACCAAAATACGCCAATTCTGATAAAATACTAAGACCGTAAGCGTAATAAAAAATACGAATTGAATATAAAAAGCTCCCTGCAACTGTATCAAATATACTACGCCCATCATTGCCAAAACAGCCGTCAGGACATAACGAGCATCTTGTGGCATTACAAAACGCTTAATCAGATGATAAGCAAAGAAAGCCCCCAAACTAGGCAGAAATAAATATACTTGAACAAATTCTTGATAAAAAACAGCTAAAACAAGGCTAAATGCCAAATAAACGATAAGAAAGCGTTCCATTATTGTATCTATATAATGAAACGTTTCCTCTTCATAAGCCTCTAAAAGTTCTTCGTCTGGGACAAAATTTTCTACACTAATATGCTGCTTCATTCTGGTTATTTAATTCTTGTGCGTATTTTGAAAAGTTAATTTACAATTTCATTTTTTTAGTTCAAAATGAAAAGAGCTCTTTCCGTATTCATTTTCGATAAAATATTTTTACAAGTTGAATAAAACAGTTTTTGCTCTACTTCCTTTTTAGAAGTATCAAAAAATAGCTACTTTTTTTACATAATTCTGAACAAGAAACCGTACTTTTGAGTAGCTATACTTTACAAATCATTATAAACTCATATTCTTATTTTTTTATATGACTGACGTACTTATCATTGGAGGAGGAGTAGCTGGACTTACGGCTGCTAGAAATTTACATCAAAGAGGACTTTCTGTCAAAGTTATTGAGGCTACCGACCGAGTAGGGGGAAGAGTAAAGACAGACATAGTAAATGGTTTTCGTTTAGACAGAGGTTTCCAAGTACTATTGACAGCCTACCCAGAAGCACAAAAAGCTCTCAATTACTCAAAACTACAACTTCGAACCATTGATGCAGGTGCGCTCTTACACACAGACAAAGGAATTTTTGAGTTTGCAGACCCTTTTAGAAGTCCAGAAAAAACACTTTCTACGCTTGCCAATCCCATAGGTACGTGGGCAGATAAGCTCCGTATGCTTTTGGTCAAGACGGAAATAAATGGAAAAGATTTACACGAAATTTTTACACAACCCGAAACTTCTACGTATCAAGCTCTAAGGCAAAATTATAAATTTAAAAGCTCTTTGATAGAACAGTTTTTAAATCCTTTTTTGGCAGGTATTTTTTTAGAAAAAGATTTAGAAACTTCAAATAGAATGTTTGATTTTGTTTTTCAGATGTTTTCTAATGGAAAAGGGGCTGTTCCTGCACTTGGAATGGAAGAAATTCCTCGCCAGTTAGCTAATGTTTTGTCTGACCATGCTATCATTACAAACGAAAGAGTAGTTTCTGTCAATAAAAATGTAGCTACTACAGAAAGTGGAAATGAATTTGAAGCAAGAAGCATTTTGATAGCCACAGAAAATAATGAGTTTTCACAATCGTATAGAGCTAACTTAACAAAAAATACACAGACTAGAGGAACAACAAATCTCTATTTTTCGATGGATAAATCTATTGTGAGAAGACCTGTTTTGTGTCTAAATTCTTTGGAAAACAGATTAGTAAATAATTTTGTTGTGATGAGCGATATTTCTTCTGATTATGCTCCGATTGATAAATCTTTGCTTTCAGTTTCTATTATTACAGACGATGAAAATAAAGACTTCACAGAAGAAGAACTCATAGAAAAAACACGACGAGAACTTAGTCTTTGGTATGGAACTCACGCCTACGAATGGGAATTTTTGAAATCTTATGCTATTCCACATGCCTTGCCTAACCAAAACTCTGTCAGACATACGCCATCAGTAGATGATTTGAAAATTCATGATGGTTTATACCGTTGTGGCGATTATCTTCTCAATGGCTCGCTCAATGCTGCTATGCGTTCTGGACGTTTGGTAGCACAACTTATTGGCGACGAGATATAATTTATCTTTATAGCTGAATGTGAAAAAAACAGAGGCGTAAATTTCCCATAAATAACTGAGAACTAAAATTTTATTAGCTCAAGATTAGCTATGCAGAATGAAATAATTCGTAATTAGCTTCGCTGATTTTACAGTTCATAATTTGTAATTGGCTCATTAAAGCAAAACGATACATAATTTTTAGTAAATTTGTCGTTTTAAAACTATATCTAATCTCATTTTAAGGTTTAATTCTGCACGCATGAAAATAAAAGAAAAAGGAGGATACCAATATATAGATGAAGGCGAAGGTGAAGTGCTTTTGCTTTTACATGGGCTTTTTGGAGAGATGAGTAACTGGGAAGGCGTAGTAGCTCATTTTTCTAAAAATTATAGGGTACTTATACCTATGATGCCAATTTACACTATTTCTCTTCGCAAAGCGCATTTGGAAGGTCTTATCGATTTTGTAGAAGGGTTTGTAAAGATGGAGGAGTTGAAAGACCTCACATTGGTAGGTAATTCTTTAGGAGGGCATTTGGCTCTTATTTTTGCTCTTCGTAATAAAGACATCTCTAAAAGAATGGTCTTGACAGGTAGTTCAGGGCTTTTCGAAAATGGTATGGGAGGTTCTTTTCCTAAGCGTGGAAACTACGAATACATAAAAGAAAAAGTAGAATATACATTTCATGACCCAAAAGTTGCAACGAAAGAGCTAGTAGATGACGTATTCGAAGTAACAAATAACAATGCAAAGTGCTTGCGTATGATTACGATTGCTCGTTCGGCACAGCGCAATAATATGGCTAAAGAGATTCCACAGATAAATATTCCGACACTGTTAGTTTGGGGATTGAACGATACGATTACTCCTCCTCCTGTTGCCCATGAGTTTCATAGGCTGTTGAGAAATAGTCAGCTTCGTTTTATTGACAAGTGTGGGCATGCTCCGATGA
It includes:
- a CDS encoding alpha/beta fold hydrolase translates to MKIKEKGGYQYIDEGEGEVLLLLHGLFGEMSNWEGVVAHFSKNYRVLIPMMPIYTISLRKAHLEGLIDFVEGFVKMEELKDLTLVGNSLGGHLALIFALRNKDISKRMVLTGSSGLFENGMGGSFPKRGNYEYIKEKVEYTFHDPKVATKELVDDVFEVTNNNAKCLRMITIARSAQRNNMAKEIPQINIPTLLVWGLNDTITPPPVAHEFHRLLRNSQLRFIDKCGHAPMMEHSAIFNAYFDDFLKNNPLEKTAYMV
- a CDS encoding low molecular weight protein tyrosine phosphatase family protein translates to MKERPNFLVVCGKNKKRSRTAEFIFKNDNRFAVRSVGVSPKSNRKITEKDVEWANLILVMEKDQKQKIKKLYSHLEIPTIEVLHIPDEYEYMDEELIEILTEKIEVFL
- a CDS encoding protoporphyrinogen/coproporphyrinogen oxidase, producing MTDVLIIGGGVAGLTAARNLHQRGLSVKVIEATDRVGGRVKTDIVNGFRLDRGFQVLLTAYPEAQKALNYSKLQLRTIDAGALLHTDKGIFEFADPFRSPEKTLSTLANPIGTWADKLRMLLVKTEINGKDLHEIFTQPETSTYQALRQNYKFKSSLIEQFLNPFLAGIFLEKDLETSNRMFDFVFQMFSNGKGAVPALGMEEIPRQLANVLSDHAIITNERVVSVNKNVATTESGNEFEARSILIATENNEFSQSYRANLTKNTQTRGTTNLYFSMDKSIVRRPVLCLNSLENRLVNNFVVMSDISSDYAPIDKSLLSVSIITDDENKDFTEEELIEKTRRELSLWYGTHAYEWEFLKSYAIPHALPNQNSVRHTPSVDDLKIHDGLYRCGDYLLNGSLNAAMRSGRLVAQLIGDEI
- a CDS encoding PAS domain S-box protein, which encodes MKQHISVENFVPDEELLEAYEEETFHYIDTIMERFLIVYLAFSLVLAVFYQEFVQVYLFLPSLGAFFAYHLIKRFVMPQDARYVLTAVLAMMGVVYLIQLQGAFYIQFVFFITLTVLVFYQNWRILVFYASLIGAYILICFALYSVFGQANIKEYFLNVENLDSQVAFFGCLLGAAELFVAIFFAGYLKKQTDQDARNKIYLNEQLNFSGNLAFANKIAEGELDSEFVPAENDVMGEALLNMRNSLKSFVENERLNKWRSDGVAQISDILVSSESITMLSQQVLNKVVSYLGAHQGIFYSLHKDSFKHEPYLKATAAYAYDDIEKLDQKILIGDGLVGQVAESKDPIYLKNPPPHFFKIKSAIGEAPPQGLMLLPLQLRENLVGVLEIALLRPLSQHERSFLEEISSRIAATMIALRSQEDNKRLLEESQEYAEQIASQEEEMRQNVEELTSTQEELAKQMRETEYIKNEVTAQLEALNLSALLIQLDTQGRIISSNERVSDAIRRYEDDLDGIKLAQLIDDKEHLQSWERVWAQVQLGEIGHLVFKNKRPDKSSAWIDLTIAPVRDKNEQIYKYIAIGLNITRQMKQDARLKRLLKETEEAREKATTVSRQNQEQLRAIDNSVAMLEMDSEGQILQVNENFLKIMGYEKKEDLEGKYHSDLVEKGTVLTEEYLDLWKKLRQGETVEGTFKRMYSTGKTVWVRGSYTPTLNSKNELAKVTKLSYDVTESKKQQIELENLLEQMTAQEEEMRISMEYLQNTQEELDRKTKEFKDFHNFINDFNVIIDFDEKGTILSVNELCEKITGYDESEVIGHSYSDFEELEGNETFEHLWKETIEGDYTERIVKVKAADGSIIFLKTFYIPIHDQNNEVTKITAVSDDITTQKQQEKLIQKNIDELEKNQVELEQREKFLESLLSILDEIPALVGRATLGKKLDIVYVNEFGEELIGYDANFIKKNGFGGFIHKEDIPKLAQVTKEKLAKSDSYSASFRVVTKDKKIKTVWEYAQKVDFNGKECIDFFIIDPSIISQNDL